The Bacillus spongiae genome includes a region encoding these proteins:
- the rlmB gene encoding 23S rRNA (guanosine(2251)-2'-O)-methyltransferase RlmB encodes MSKDYIAGKNPVIEALKSERDVNKVWIAEGSQKGAMQQVVRLAKESNVLIQYVPKQKMDTMVKENHQGVVAQVAAYQYAELDELYLRAEEKQEQPFFLLLDELEDPHNLGSIMRTADAIGAHGIVIPKRRAVGLTATVAKASTGAIEYVPVARVTNLARTIDEFKERGIWIVGTDAKGSDDYRNLDGTMPLCLVIGSEGKGMGRLIRDKCDFLVHLPMSGHVTSLNASVAASLLMYEVYRKRCPLGE; translated from the coding sequence ATGAGTAAAGATTATATTGCTGGAAAAAACCCCGTTATTGAGGCGTTAAAATCAGAACGTGATGTAAATAAAGTCTGGATTGCAGAAGGATCTCAAAAAGGAGCAATGCAGCAAGTCGTAAGGCTAGCAAAAGAATCTAACGTTTTGATTCAATACGTGCCAAAACAAAAGATGGATACGATGGTGAAAGAAAACCATCAAGGAGTGGTCGCTCAAGTAGCAGCTTATCAATATGCAGAGCTGGATGAACTTTATCTAAGGGCAGAAGAGAAACAGGAGCAGCCTTTTTTTCTTCTTTTGGACGAGCTTGAAGATCCGCATAATCTAGGTAGTATTATGAGGACAGCCGATGCAATCGGTGCGCATGGTATTGTAATTCCGAAGAGGCGTGCAGTTGGTTTAACGGCTACAGTTGCCAAGGCATCTACGGGAGCCATCGAGTATGTACCTGTTGCACGAGTAACCAATTTAGCAAGAACAATTGATGAATTTAAAGAGCGGGGAATTTGGATTGTTGGGACAGATGCTAAAGGTAGCGATGATTATCGGAATTTGGACGGTACGATGCCATTATGTTTAGTAATTGGTAGTGAAGGGAAAGGAATGGGTCGATTAATTCGTGATAAATGTGACTTTCTTGTTCACCTTCCAATGAGTGGCCATGTCACTTCTTTAAATGCGTCAGTTGCGGCCAGTTTGTTAATGTACGAAGTGTATCGTAAACGCTGCCCATTAGGGGAATAG
- a CDS encoding NYN domain-containing protein, with product MKNILIVDGYNIIGAWPELREMKEYDLSQARDRLVEYMAEYQGYTGYRVIVVFDAYYVQGTTRKYNNYKVDVLFTRENETADERIEKLAIELNNLKTQIYVATSDYIEQWAIFGQGALRKSARELLTETLSIQHRIEKRVQKTRDKSPASKIPLSEEVAEIFEKWRRGER from the coding sequence ATGAAGAATATCCTCATTGTGGATGGATATAACATTATTGGTGCCTGGCCAGAATTAAGGGAGATGAAAGAATACGATTTATCCCAGGCTAGGGACCGCTTAGTTGAGTATATGGCGGAGTATCAAGGGTATACAGGTTATAGGGTGATTGTAGTGTTTGATGCTTATTACGTTCAAGGGACGACAAGGAAATATAATAACTATAAAGTTGACGTGTTATTTACACGTGAAAACGAAACGGCTGATGAAAGAATTGAGAAGCTTGCGATTGAATTAAATAACTTGAAAACACAAATATACGTTGCAACATCGGATTATATAGAACAATGGGCGATTTTTGGTCAAGGTGCATTGAGGAAATCGGCTAGAGAACTATTAACAGAAACGTTAAGTATTCAGCACCGAATAGAAAAGAGAGTCCAGAAAACAAGGGATAAGAGTCCAGCCTCTAAAATTCCTCTTTCAGAAGAAGTGGCAGAAATTTTTGAAAAATGGCGCCGAGGAGAGCGATGA
- the sigH gene encoding RNA polymerase sporulation sigma factor SigH, whose amino-acid sequence MVVNDNGNNDVLNEWELLDDEKIIELVHRGDSDALDFLIRKYRNFVRAKARSYFLIGADKEDIVQEGMVGLYKAIRDYKEDKLTSFKAFAELCITRQIITAIKTATRQKHIPLNSYVSLDKPIYDEESDRTLMDVITGTKATDPQELIVNREEFDNMEDKMAELLSDLERKVLALYLDGQSYQEISEELDRHVKSIDNALQRVKRKLERYLEVREFTL is encoded by the coding sequence GTGGTTGTAAATGACAACGGAAATAACGATGTCCTTAATGAATGGGAGTTATTAGATGATGAAAAAATCATCGAACTTGTTCATCGAGGAGACAGCGATGCATTAGATTTTTTGATTCGTAAATATCGGAATTTTGTGAGAGCTAAGGCTAGATCATATTTTTTAATAGGGGCCGATAAAGAAGATATTGTTCAGGAGGGAATGGTTGGATTATATAAAGCCATTCGTGATTATAAAGAGGACAAGCTTACTTCTTTTAAAGCGTTTGCTGAACTATGTATAACTAGACAAATTATTACAGCAATAAAAACAGCAACACGCCAAAAGCATATTCCCCTTAATTCTTATGTTTCTCTAGATAAGCCAATTTATGATGAAGAATCTGATCGAACATTAATGGATGTGATTACAGGTACAAAGGCAACGGACCCACAAGAGCTTATTGTCAATCGTGAAGAGTTTGATAATATGGAGGACAAGATGGCGGAGCTTTTGAGTGATTTAGAAAGAAAAGTATTGGCATTATATTTAGATGGCCAGTCTTATCAAGAAATATCGGAAGAACTTGACCGTCATGTGAAATCGATTGATAATGCATTGCAACGCGTTAAAAGGAAGCTAGAGCGGTATTTAGAAGTAAGAGAATTTACGCTTTAG
- the rpmG gene encoding 50S ribosomal protein L33, which translates to MSNKTILACSHCGTRNYSTVSKKQEQRLEVKKYCKQCNAHTVHKETR; encoded by the coding sequence ATGAGCAATAAAACAATTTTGGCTTGCAGTCACTGTGGGACACGCAATTATTCCACAGTCAGCAAAAAACAAGAACAACGTCTAGAAGTAAAGAAGTATTGTAAGCAATGTAATGCACATACTGTTCACAAAGAAACACGGTAG
- the secE gene encoding preprotein translocase subunit SecE, with protein sequence MSSILKFFRNVSLEMKKVSWPRRKELTRYTITVITTVVFVAVFFAIVDLGISELINLIL encoded by the coding sequence ATGTCTAGCATTTTGAAATTTTTCCGCAACGTATCACTAGAAATGAAAAAAGTAAGCTGGCCAAGACGAAAAGAGCTTACTCGCTATACAATTACTGTTATTACAACAGTAGTGTTTGTTGCAGTCTTTTTTGCTATTGTAGATTTAGGGATTTCAGAACTAATTAACTTAATTCTATAA
- the nusG gene encoding transcription termination/antitermination protein NusG: protein MEKNWYVVHTYSGYENKVKANLEKRVESMGMQDKIFRVIVPEEEETDVRNGKTKVLKKKVFPGYVIVEIVMTDDSWYVVRNTPGVTGFVGSAGSGSKPTPLLPEEVENILKQMGMEEKRVEVDFELGETVTVKEGPFANFTGAIEEMDVAKSKVKVLVNMFGRETPVELDFTQIEKL from the coding sequence ATGGAAAAGAATTGGTATGTTGTTCATACGTATTCAGGTTATGAAAATAAGGTAAAGGCGAACCTTGAGAAACGTGTTGAATCAATGGGTATGCAAGATAAGATTTTCCGTGTGATTGTACCTGAAGAAGAAGAAACAGATGTTAGAAACGGAAAGACGAAAGTTTTAAAGAAAAAAGTATTCCCTGGCTATGTCATTGTGGAGATAGTAATGACAGATGACTCCTGGTATGTTGTTCGAAACACACCTGGAGTGACAGGATTTGTAGGGTCAGCTGGTTCTGGTTCGAAACCAACCCCACTTTTGCCTGAAGAAGTAGAGAATATTTTAAAACAGATGGGCATGGAAGAGAAACGTGTGGAAGTTGATTTTGAATTAGGTGAAACCGTTACAGTAAAAGAAGGACCGTTTGCAAACTTTACAGGAGCCATTGAGGAAATGGATGTTGCAAAGTCAAAAGTAAAAGTTTTAGTAAATATGTTTGGTCGTGAAACTCCTGTAGAGCTTGATTTTACACAAATAGAGAAATTGTAA
- the rplK gene encoding 50S ribosomal protein L11 → MAKKVVKVVKLQIPAGKANPAPPVGPALGQAGVNIMGFCKEFNARTADQAGLIIPVEISVFEDRSFTFITKTPPAAVLLKKAAGIESGSGEPNTKKVATIKRDKVREIAESKMPDLNAANVESAMRMVEGTARSMGIVVED, encoded by the coding sequence GTGGCTAAAAAAGTAGTGAAAGTAGTTAAGTTACAAATTCCTGCTGGTAAAGCAAATCCAGCTCCACCGGTTGGTCCTGCATTAGGTCAAGCTGGTGTTAATATCATGGGATTCTGTAAGGAGTTTAATGCTCGTACAGCAGATCAAGCTGGCTTAATTATTCCAGTTGAAATTTCGGTTTTTGAGGACCGTTCATTTACATTTATCACAAAAACTCCACCTGCAGCTGTTCTTCTTAAAAAAGCAGCTGGAATCGAATCTGGTTCTGGTGAACCAAATACGAAAAAAGTGGCAACAATCAAACGTGACAAAGTACGTGAGATTGCTGAATCAAAAATGCCTGATCTAAACGCTGCAAATGTTGAATCTGCAATGCGTATGGTTGAAGGTACTGCACGTAGCATGGGAATAGTTGTTGAAGACTAA
- the rplA gene encoding 50S ribosomal protein L1: MAKKGKKYLEATKLVDRTSAYAIGEAVELAKKTSTVKFDATVEVAFRLGIDVRKNDQQIRGAVVLPNGTGKTQRVLVFAKGEKAKEAEAAGADYVGDAEFINKINQGWFEFDVIVATPDMMGEVGKLGRVLGPKGLMPNPKTGTVTFDVTKAVNEIKAGKVEYRADKAGIIHVPIGKVSFEDAKLVENFNTIFETIDKAKPAAAKGTYMKSVNITTTMGPGIKIDPSTVTVK, encoded by the coding sequence ATGGCTAAAAAAGGTAAAAAATATCTTGAAGCTACTAAATTAGTTGATCGCACAAGTGCATATGCAATTGGAGAAGCGGTCGAACTTGCTAAGAAAACAAGTACAGTGAAATTTGACGCTACTGTTGAAGTTGCTTTCCGTCTAGGAATTGATGTACGTAAAAATGATCAACAAATCCGCGGAGCTGTCGTACTACCAAATGGTACTGGTAAAACTCAACGCGTCTTAGTATTTGCTAAAGGTGAGAAAGCAAAAGAAGCGGAAGCTGCTGGCGCTGATTACGTTGGAGATGCAGAATTCATTAACAAAATCAACCAAGGTTGGTTTGAGTTTGATGTAATCGTTGCTACTCCAGATATGATGGGTGAAGTTGGTAAGCTTGGTCGTGTATTAGGGCCTAAAGGATTAATGCCGAACCCTAAAACTGGAACTGTTACATTTGATGTAACAAAAGCAGTAAACGAAATCAAAGCAGGTAAAGTAGAATACCGAGCAGACAAAGCTGGTATTATTCATGTACCAATTGGAAAAGTATCTTTTGAAGATGCGAAGCTTGTTGAAAACTTCAACACGATTTTTGAAACAATTGACAAAGCGAAACCTGCTGCAGCAAAAGGAACTTACATGAAATCTGTGAACATTACAACAACAATGGGACCAGGAATCAAAATTGATCCTTCTACTGTAACTGTTAAATAA